In Rhizobium sp. ZPR4, a genomic segment contains:
- the era gene encoding GTPase Era, which translates to MTNQQDTPAEDGAVEHIGPTHSGFVALIGPTNAGKSTLVNRLVGAKVSIVSHKVQTTRAIVRGIAIHNNAQIVFMDTPGIFKPRRRLDRAMVTSAWGGAKDADLIMLLIDSERGLRGDAEAILEGLKDVSQPKILVLNKIDRVRREDLLALAAAANEKIAFEQTFMISAENGSGCDDVMDYLAKTLPEGPWYYPEDQISDLPMRQLAAEITREKLFLRLHQELPYSSHVETEKWEERKDGSVRIEQVIYVERDSQKKIALGKGGETIKAISTASRKELSEILEQPVHLFLFVKVRENWGDDPERFREMGLDFPH; encoded by the coding sequence ATGACCAATCAGCAGGACACGCCCGCCGAAGACGGTGCGGTTGAACATATCGGCCCGACGCATTCGGGTTTCGTGGCCCTCATCGGCCCGACTAATGCCGGCAAGTCGACGCTGGTGAACCGACTCGTGGGCGCCAAGGTTTCGATCGTCAGCCACAAGGTGCAGACGACGCGCGCGATCGTGCGCGGCATCGCCATTCACAACAACGCGCAGATCGTCTTCATGGACACGCCCGGCATCTTCAAGCCGCGGCGCAGGCTTGACCGCGCGATGGTAACGTCTGCCTGGGGCGGCGCCAAGGATGCCGATCTCATCATGCTGCTGATCGACAGCGAGCGTGGCTTGCGCGGTGATGCGGAGGCCATCCTGGAAGGCTTGAAGGACGTCTCCCAGCCGAAGATCCTGGTCTTGAACAAGATCGACCGCGTTCGTCGCGAGGATCTTTTGGCGCTTGCCGCTGCGGCCAACGAGAAGATCGCCTTCGAGCAGACCTTCATGATCTCGGCCGAAAACGGCTCCGGCTGCGACGACGTTATGGACTATCTGGCGAAGACCTTGCCGGAAGGTCCCTGGTACTATCCCGAGGACCAGATTTCGGACTTGCCGATGCGTCAGCTCGCCGCCGAAATCACCCGCGAAAAGCTGTTTCTGCGCCTGCACCAGGAGCTTCCCTATTCCTCGCATGTCGAGACGGAGAAGTGGGAAGAGCGCAAGGACGGCTCGGTGCGCATCGAGCAGGTGATCTATGTCGAGCGCGACAGCCAGAAGAAGATCGCACTCGGCAAGGGTGGTGAGACGATCAAGGCGATCTCGACCGCGTCGCGCAAGGAACTCTCCGAAATTCTGGAGCAGCCCGTGCACCTCTTCCTCTTCGTCAAGGTCCGTGAAAACTGGGGAGACGACCCGGAGCGTTTCCGGGAAATGGGGCTCGACTTCCCGCATTGA
- a CDS encoding Crp/Fnr family transcriptional regulator has translation MAKAAATVHGQRTPCQQCPLRSLPHFREFERDELSFISGFKKGELLVDAGATIFLEGAHSAHLFTILSGWGFRYKTLEDGRRQILNYVMPGDLIGLQGSIMGEMQHSTEALSPISLCVFERTELMTLYNSHPSLAYDLTWIASREERILDEHLLSIGRRSALERAAYLIAYLHQRARALRLFNGSKTIPIRQQHVADTLGLSVVHTNKTLKKLAARKLLLWQERGCEVLDGEGLAELAGWDGLDSVRRPFI, from the coding sequence ATGGCAAAGGCAGCTGCGACGGTGCATGGACAACGCACACCGTGCCAGCAATGTCCGTTAAGGTCTCTCCCGCATTTCCGTGAATTCGAGCGCGACGAGCTGAGTTTCATCAGTGGCTTCAAGAAAGGGGAGCTGCTTGTCGACGCCGGTGCCACGATTTTCCTCGAAGGCGCGCATAGCGCCCACCTTTTCACCATCCTCTCGGGCTGGGGCTTCCGCTACAAGACGCTGGAGGATGGGCGCCGTCAGATCCTGAATTATGTGATGCCTGGCGACCTCATCGGATTGCAGGGTTCGATCATGGGCGAGATGCAGCACTCGACGGAGGCGCTTTCTCCGATATCGCTTTGCGTTTTCGAGCGCACGGAATTGATGACGCTCTATAACTCCCATCCTTCGCTGGCCTATGATCTGACCTGGATCGCCTCGCGTGAGGAGCGGATACTGGATGAACATCTTCTAAGCATAGGCCGCCGCTCCGCACTCGAGCGTGCAGCCTATCTGATCGCGTATCTGCATCAGCGTGCTCGCGCTCTCCGCCTGTTCAACGGCAGCAAGACCATCCCTATCCGGCAGCAGCACGTCGCCGATACGCTGGGTCTTTCGGTGGTCCATACCAATAAGACATTGAAAAAGTTGGCGGCGCGGAAACTGCTACTCTGGCAGGAGCGAGGCTGTGAGGTTTTGGACGGCGAAGGGCTTGCTGAGCTTGCCGGCTGGGACGGCCTTGATTCGGTCAGGCGCCCTTTCATTTGA
- a CDS encoding response regulator, translating into MTFQRVLILEDNLIIAMEAEEILHLVGIQQVEIASNLEQAVNAVHSEHYDFAMLDVNLGESTSFGFARLLMERGISFGFVTGYPDTLDFPADLRHVPLLNKPFDEQSMRLFVETLAGGSPLAM; encoded by the coding sequence ATGACGTTTCAGCGCGTCCTTATACTGGAAGATAATCTCATCATTGCCATGGAGGCGGAGGAAATTCTTCACCTCGTCGGAATTCAACAGGTTGAGATTGCTTCGAATCTGGAACAGGCGGTCAACGCCGTTCATTCTGAACATTATGATTTTGCGATGCTTGACGTGAATCTCGGGGAGTCGACGAGTTTCGGCTTTGCTCGATTGCTGATGGAACGCGGCATTTCCTTCGGCTTCGTCACCGGCTATCCCGATACACTCGATTTTCCGGCAGATCTGCGGCATGTGCCGCTTTTGAACAAGCCTTTCGACGAACAATCCATGCGCCTCTTCGTCGAGACTCTGGCCGGCGGCTCCCCGCTCGCCATGTGA
- the recO gene encoding DNA repair protein RecO encodes MQWQDHAIILGVKRLGETSVVAEVMTRARGRHMGLVRSGRSRAMQPVLQAGNLVEVTWRARLHEHLGEFRMEPVTLRAARLMETATAVYGVQAMAALLRLLPERDPHPHLYDALDVILENLQNPADAGELFVRFELAVLNDLGFGLDLTECAATGVREDLAFVSPKSGRAVCRAAGMPWADKMLALPPFLTTGAMIAADRESLSAAFRLTGYFLHRHVYEPRGIEIAAARDGFMQAALKAVAMVSEERPPSTAAMAIER; translated from the coding sequence ATGCAGTGGCAGGACCATGCGATCATTCTGGGCGTCAAACGTCTCGGCGAGACCAGTGTCGTCGCCGAGGTCATGACGCGTGCCCGCGGTCGCCACATGGGGCTGGTGCGATCCGGCCGCTCGCGCGCCATGCAGCCGGTGCTGCAGGCCGGCAATCTCGTCGAGGTCACCTGGCGGGCAAGGCTGCACGAACATCTCGGCGAATTTCGCATGGAGCCGGTCACGCTGAGGGCCGCGCGGCTTATGGAAACCGCAACCGCCGTCTATGGCGTGCAGGCGATGGCCGCATTGCTGCGGTTGCTGCCGGAACGAGATCCGCATCCGCATCTCTATGATGCGCTCGATGTCATCCTGGAAAACCTGCAGAACCCGGCCGATGCCGGAGAACTCTTCGTGCGCTTCGAGCTTGCCGTGCTGAACGATCTGGGTTTCGGGCTCGATCTTACCGAATGCGCGGCAACCGGCGTGCGCGAGGATCTGGCGTTCGTTTCTCCGAAGTCCGGGCGTGCCGTCTGCCGGGCAGCCGGCATGCCATGGGCGGACAAGATGCTGGCCCTGCCGCCGTTCCTGACGACCGGCGCCATGATCGCCGCGGATAGGGAAAGCCTTTCCGCCGCCTTTCGGCTGACCGGCTACTTTCTGCATCGCCACGTCTACGAGCCGCGTGGCATTGAGATCGCCGCGGCGCGCGACGGTTTCATGCAGGCCGCGTTGAAGGCGGTTGCAATGGTCTCGGAGGAGAGGCCGCCAAGCACGGCTGCAATGGCAATCGAGCGCTGA
- a CDS encoding DUF4375 domain-containing protein — MPSRLTAAAAYILSLVILTTTVVVPSVAQDAASKDGYRFQEASLQHIPDYDVLSLAYPPNLGLLIANGRDGYLTEMSHDSAPIQRLRLLLGLGEYTYDATSEGLHGYFSAPAGTLAPRLLVALQEAGFSDRAKVVAEAIAAFGPNYPVEDKIRSDFFAQSFLRIQEGIVPDLSKPPTAIDVRLRELGTMLANKTAFRAEVDAYAARDPVVAAALKHARETLPDEQRLSYLQDQLLPGPSGFGEAAEIKARIETMPPSYRTTYVLIILMGEVFNGGTHQFFYNSSGAFAEYVPQALREVGKNDAAVIIETAIAMFPKPYPVSTEERRRISFQHEWNTWDDKLDSFSNAIENDDISAALAAYAKKQGILPN, encoded by the coding sequence ATGCCAAGTCGTCTTACGGCGGCTGCGGCCTATATCCTCTCCCTTGTCATCCTAACTACAACGGTTGTCGTTCCGAGCGTCGCGCAGGACGCCGCCTCGAAGGACGGCTATCGATTTCAAGAGGCCTCCTTGCAGCACATTCCGGATTACGATGTCCTGTCGCTTGCTTACCCGCCCAATCTGGGGCTTCTCATCGCGAACGGGCGGGATGGCTATCTCACTGAAATGAGCCATGATTCAGCGCCTATTCAGCGTTTGCGGCTGCTTCTCGGGCTTGGGGAATACACATACGACGCCACTTCCGAGGGGCTGCATGGCTATTTCAGCGCTCCTGCCGGAACGTTGGCGCCGCGGTTGCTTGTCGCTCTGCAGGAAGCGGGCTTCTCCGATCGTGCGAAAGTCGTTGCGGAAGCGATAGCGGCCTTCGGGCCAAACTACCCGGTCGAAGACAAGATACGCTCGGATTTCTTTGCCCAGAGCTTCCTGCGCATCCAGGAAGGCATTGTGCCCGATCTTTCGAAGCCGCCGACAGCCATTGACGTCAGGCTGCGGGAACTCGGGACGATGCTTGCCAACAAGACTGCGTTTCGTGCCGAAGTGGACGCCTATGCCGCACGCGATCCGGTCGTCGCGGCGGCGCTGAAACATGCACGCGAGACCCTTCCCGACGAGCAGCGCCTGTCATATTTGCAGGATCAATTATTGCCAGGTCCATCCGGCTTCGGCGAGGCGGCCGAGATCAAGGCACGGATCGAAACGATGCCGCCGAGCTATCGCACGACCTATGTCCTGATCATCCTCATGGGCGAAGTGTTTAACGGCGGAACACACCAGTTCTTTTACAATTCCAGCGGGGCTTTCGCCGAATATGTTCCGCAGGCTTTGCGTGAGGTGGGCAAGAATGATGCTGCTGTGATCATCGAGACGGCCATAGCCATGTTTCCGAAGCCCTATCCGGTTTCGACGGAAGAGCGTCGCCGTATTTCCTTTCAACATGAATGGAACACATGGGATGACAAGCTCGATTCATTCAGTAACGCCATCGAAAACGACGACATCTCGGCAGCGCTTGCCGCCTACGCCAAAAAGCAGGGTATTCTTCCAAACTGA
- a CDS encoding MOSC domain-containing protein — MRVSDLFIYPVKSARGIAIPSAAIDAFGLAGDRRAMLVDPSGNFITQRDLQALARIDIQPAPSHLRLKMEGKPDIIVPPPHPDNRMDVVVWKSAVNASVADEETNKALSTWLDREVKMVFFDRLAKRIASPEWAGEDTPVTFADGYQILVTTTGSLKALNANLASHGEGAVGMERFRPNIVIDIDEEWPEDRWAAIEIGGIRLDLVKPCSRCIMTTQDQQTGSRDVPNPMPAMGRIRMSADRRVPGPLFGWNAVPRGEGSVKIGDTVTVLEERPEGWALKRR, encoded by the coding sequence ATGCGCGTCAGCGATCTTTTCATCTATCCCGTCAAGAGCGCGCGCGGCATCGCCATCCCGTCGGCCGCCATCGATGCCTTCGGTCTTGCCGGGGATCGTCGCGCCATGCTGGTCGACCCCTCTGGCAACTTCATTACCCAACGCGATTTGCAGGCATTGGCCCGGATCGATATCCAGCCGGCGCCTTCCCATCTTCGCCTGAAGATGGAAGGCAAGCCCGACATCATCGTACCGCCGCCGCACCCGGACAACCGCATGGACGTGGTCGTCTGGAAATCTGCCGTCAACGCCTCCGTGGCCGACGAGGAGACCAACAAGGCGCTGTCGACCTGGCTGGATCGCGAGGTCAAGATGGTGTTCTTCGACAGGCTGGCCAAGCGTATTGCCAGCCCGGAATGGGCGGGCGAGGATACGCCTGTCACCTTTGCCGACGGATACCAGATCCTCGTCACGACCACCGGCTCGCTGAAGGCGCTCAACGCCAATCTTGCCAGCCACGGCGAAGGCGCCGTTGGCATGGAACGCTTCCGCCCGAACATCGTCATCGATATCGATGAGGAATGGCCTGAAGATCGCTGGGCGGCGATCGAGATCGGCGGCATCCGCCTCGATCTCGTCAAGCCCTGCTCGCGCTGCATCATGACGACGCAGGATCAGCAGACCGGCTCGCGCGACGTGCCGAATCCCATGCCCGCCATGGGCCGCATCCGCATGTCCGCCGACCGCCGCGTCCCCGGCCCGCTCTTCGGCTGGAACGCCGTACCGCGCGGCGAAGGCTCGGTGAAGATCGGGGATACGGTGACGGTGCTTGAGGAGCGGCCGGAGGGCTGGGCGCTCAAGCGCAGATAA
- a CDS encoding HD domain-containing protein — protein MAQAFAPFEALAADLIPHAADGDDGSHDIAHILRVFRNAMAIQAEEGGNARILAAAVLLHDCVSVEKNSPHRAQASRLAAEKASGILRQLGWTDEDIAATAHAITTHSFSANLPPETLEAKILQDADRLDAIGMVGAARCFYIAGRLGSGLYDPFDPLATERALDDKRFAIDHFETKLFKLADGFQTETGAKFAEARHDRLKTVLAMFIDEI, from the coding sequence ATGGCCCAGGCCTTCGCCCCGTTCGAAGCACTGGCTGCGGATCTGATTCCCCATGCCGCCGATGGCGATGACGGTTCGCACGATATTGCCCACATCCTGCGCGTCTTCCGCAACGCCATGGCCATTCAGGCCGAGGAAGGCGGCAACGCCCGAATTCTCGCCGCCGCCGTGCTGCTGCATGACTGTGTTTCCGTCGAAAAGAATTCGCCGCATCGCGCGCAGGCATCGCGGCTCGCTGCCGAGAAAGCTTCGGGCATCCTGCGGCAACTCGGCTGGACTGACGAAGATATTGCGGCGACGGCGCATGCGATCACCACGCATAGTTTCTCCGCCAACCTGCCGCCGGAAACGCTGGAAGCGAAGATCCTGCAGGATGCCGACCGGCTGGATGCGATCGGCATGGTGGGCGCTGCGCGCTGTTTCTACATTGCCGGGCGTCTCGGCTCCGGCCTATACGACCCCTTCGATCCGCTTGCGACAGAGCGGGCACTCGATGACAAGCGCTTCGCCATTGACCATTTCGAGACAAAGCTGTTCAAACTGGCGGATGGATTCCAGACCGAGACCGGGGCCAAGTTTGCCGAAGCGCGGCATGACCGGCTGAAAACCGTGCTGGCAATGTTCATCGACGAAATCTGA